The following are from one region of the Oncorhynchus masou masou isolate Uvic2021 chromosome 24, UVic_Omas_1.1, whole genome shotgun sequence genome:
- the LOC135512139 gene encoding serine/threonine-protein kinase ICK-like — MNRYTTLRQLGDGTYGSVILGRSLESGELVAIKKMKRKFYSWEECMNLREVISLKKLNHANVVKLKEVVRENDHLYFVFEYMKENLYQLMKDRSRLFPESAVRNIMFQILQGLAFIHKHGFFHRDMKPENLLCMGPELVKIADFGLAREIRSRPPYTDYVSTRWYRAPEVLLRSTTYSSPIDQWAVGCIMAELYTLRPLFPGSSEVDTIFKICQVLGTPKKNDWPEGFQLSLAMNFRWPQCVPSNLRSLIPSASTEAIHLMRDLLQWDPKKRPASAQALRYSYFYVGQALGTPQQILEQGRPQPGPLPPQPSQQQQPLLLKPVPPPQSVTPNPHFTSSRPLQQIERAPTLVPLYQRHTELLREQPNRIVKQEETARVPLNRLPYIVDKSLPSQLTQEAENANFLSYQVKPKGGGRRRWGHGSGPLKGDGWDDFEDRELTSLSVLCKTNFPTEKQREETLSRYGNVLDVSNPKVKGQVSTGDNAPLNLNKAMSDQEPLRTASAKQHYLKQSRYLPGFSTKKNMAINSNKDYSESNLWGSSSISVGGTFPSRNTHGSNTLPSGYVPSYFKKEVDSAGQRVQLGPIGESAASNYATWRSSSRSRVGASSYVPSPTKTTSGLQSRPPVQAIHGRTDWSAKYGHR; from the exons ATGAATAGATACACCACTCTCAGGCAGCTCGGGGATGGCACCTACGGCTCAGTCATCCTCGGCCGCAGCCTGGAATCAGGGGAATTAGTCGCCATTAAGAA AATGAAGAGAAAGTTCTACTCATGGGAAGAATGCATGAATCTTCGTGAGGTCATA TCCTTGAAGAAACTCAACCATGCGAATGTGGTCAAACTCAAGGAGGTTGTACGGGAAAATGACCATTTGTACTTTGTGTTTGAATACATGAAGGAGAACTTGTATCAACTAATGAAAGACAG GTCTCGGCTGTTCCCTGAATCTGCTGTGCGAAATATTATGTTCCAGATACTGCAGGGATTAGCATTTATTCATAAGCATG GATTTTTTCACAGGGATATGAAACCTGAGAACCTTCTGTGCATGGGACCAGAGCTGGTGAAAATAGCTGACTTTGGGCTTGCCCGTGAGATAAGATCTCGGCCGCCGTACACAGACTATGTTTCAACAAGATG GTACAGAGCTCCAGAGGTGCTGCTGAGGTCCACCACCTACAGCTCTCCTATAGATCAGTGGGCTGTTGGCTGCATCATGGCAGAGCTCTACACCCTCAGGCCTCTGTTCCCAGGCTCCAGTGAAGTGGACACCATCTTCAAAATTTGCCAAGTCTTGGGAACTCCAAAGAAG AATGACTGGCCAGAGGGCTTCCAGTTGTCGTTAGCCATGAATTTCCGCTGGCCTCAATGTGTCCCCAGTAATCTAAGGAGTCTGATCCCCAGCGCAAGTACTGAGGCCATCCACCTCATGAGAGACCTACTCCAGTGGGACCCTAAGAAGAGGCCAGCCTCTGCACAG GCCCTCAGGTACTCGTACTTCTACGTGGGTCAGGCGTTGGGCACTCCTCAGCAGATCCTGGAGCAGGGCAGGCCTCAGCCTGGTCCTCTACCTCCACAACCATCACAGCAGCAACAACCGCTGCTGCTCAAACCAGTGCCCCCTCCCCAGTCAGTGACCCCAAATCCACATTTCACCTCGTCCAGGCCCCTGCAACAGATCGAGCGAGCCCCCACCCTGGTTCCATTATACCAGAGGCACACAGAGCTGCTGCGAGAGCAGCCCAACCGCATTGTGAAGCAGGAGGAGACTGCGAGAGTCCCACTGAACCGTTTACCTTACATTGTTGATAAGAGCTTGCCGAGCCAG TTGACCCAGGAGGCTGAAAATGCCAACTTCTTAAGCTATCAGGTGAAACCTAAGGGTGGAGGACGCCGGCGATGGGGCCATGGCTCAGGCCCTTTAAAGGGTGACGGCTGGGATGACTTTGAGGACAGAGAGTTGACCTCTCTAAGTGTTCTCTGCAAAACAAACTTTCCTACTGAAAAACAAAGAGAGGAGACTTTGAGCAG GTACGGAAATGTTTTGGATGTCAGCAACCCCAAAGTTAAGGGGCAGGTGTCGACAGGTGACAATGCACCTTTGAATCTGAACAAGGCCATGTCCGACCAGGAGCCTTTGAGGACAGCCTCTGCCAAACAGCATTACTTGAAGCAGTCAAGATATCTACCAG GTTTTAGTACCAAAAAGAATATGGCAATAAATTCCAACAAAGACTACAGTGAAAGCAACCTCTGGGGCAGCAGCAGTATTTCTGTAGGAGGGACGTTTCCTAGCAGAAACACTCATG GTTCAAATACACTTCCAAGTGGATATGTACCATCCTATTTCAAAAAAGAGGTTGACTCTGCCGGTCAAAGAGTGCAACTTGGACCTATAGGGGAATCAGCAGCATCAA ATTATGCAACCTGGAGGTCGTCAAGCAGAAGTCGGGTGGGTGCCTCCTCCTATGTGCCGTCACCCACCAAGACTACATCTGGCCTACAGTCTCGCCCCCCAGTACAGGCCATCCATGGGCGCACAGACTGGTCTGCCAAATATGGACACCGCTAG